In the Ictidomys tridecemlineatus isolate mIctTri1 chromosome 10, mIctTri1.hap1, whole genome shotgun sequence genome, gtataatctaCCAGAATAatttctactgccatgtataactaaaaagaacaaacaaacaacaaaaaaagatgggGATGGGAACCAGACATAGtagcacagacctgtaatcccatagattggggaggctgaggcaggaggatcacaagttcaaggccagcctcagcaatttagggaggctccGGCTAAAAATAAGAAggcctagattcaatccctagtgtctCTCctgccccacaaaaaaaaaaaaaaaaaaaaaaaagatgagattgGAAGTGGCTGGTTACCAGTGGGGAGATTGGAGTGACAGGCAGGAAAGCCAGAGTTTTGAAGAGGGTTATTTAGTGGCATTTAAGCAAGGGGGACATGGTGTAATCAGGTTTGTGTTTGGGAAGGATTACTTTGACAGTAGAGAAGGGGAGAACGTAGAACAGGTAACCAGTGCTAGAGAAAGGACAGGGACAAGGACTTAGGGCCAAGGCTGGGGATGGTGGAGAAACAATAACATCAGTGGTGAAGATAATGCTTGATAACTGTGTATCTGGTAATTTTTTCTGAGACAGTAGGTGGTAGGGAGCAGGAAACAAGTTTGGGCCCATAATGGTGGGAACCACAGGCTCAGTTCTGACAAGCTAATTCGAGGTGACCAAAAAAtatataggattttttttctttgtggtgccaGGGCTAGAATCCAGGGCCTGGGCACACTGGGcgtgctctctaccactgagccgtgcCCTCACCCACCAGTGGGGAAAGTTcagtgggctggggtgggggaggccaCAGTGATGGAAGGAGGTGAGTCTTTGTGATTAGAGAGtcatttcaggggctggggatgtggctcaagtggaacgcactcgcctggcatgcatgcggcccgggttcgattctcagcaccacgtaaaaacaaagatgttgtgtccgccgataactaaaaaataaatattaaaattctctctctcctctctcaccctctctttaaaaaaaaaaaagagtgagtcATCTCATGGTTTTTGGCGTTTTGTGTCAGGATAGGAAGGGCCTGCCCAGGATGGTGGCCTCGGCCTATCCAGCTGTGTCTTTCATTGTCATTACTCCTTTTGTTCTGTCCAGGGAGTGGGACCGGGGCCGGGAACGCCGCAGTCGGGGTGAATATCGAGACTATGACCGGAATCGTCGGGAGCGCTTCTCTCCTCCGCGCCATGAGCTCAGCCCCCCACAGAAGCGCCTGAGGCGGGACTGGTGAGTTGGCTTCAGCTTCTCTTCTTCAGTGTTGGTTCCGGGGCCTCGGCTCCCTTCCCTTGCCTCTGCAGAAAGCTGCTCGTTTCTTTCTCTCAGACTTCATATGACCATTGTTTCTTAGTCCTTTAAACTCTTGGGTGGGGGACGTGTTCTGTGCGTGTCCCTCCCTCTGGCCCTCCTCTGCTCTGGAAAGATGATTCTGGTTCTTTGTCTGATTTTTGTGTCCCCTACCCTCAGGGATGAGCACAGCTCTGACCCATACCACAGTGGCTATGACATGCCGTAtgctgggggtggtgggggcCCAACTTATGGCCCTCCTCAGCCCTGGGGCCACCCAGATGTACACATCATGCAGCACCACGTACTGCCTATCCAGGCCAGGTAAAGACGTGGGGTTCTGGGAAGAAGGCCTGGGGAACAGTTTGGGCTGCTGGAGCCGGGGAGTAAGCTAGGGCGCAGGGCTGCCTGTGGGTGGTAGCACTTGGTGCTGGGGGTGGTGGGCCAGGCAGGCGAGCAGCTGGCTACCTTGGTGCCCCTATCCCCCCACCTCTTCTCCCGCAACCAAGACTTCCTGTCCACCCCAGGCTGGGCAGCATCGCTGAGATTGACCTAGGTGTGCCGCCACCGGTGATGAAGACCTTCAAAGAGTTCCTCCTATCGCTGGATGACTCTGTGGATGAGACCGAGGCTGTCAAACGCTATAATGATTACAAACTGGATTTTCGCAGGCAGCAGATGCAGGATTTTTTCCTGGCTCATAAAGATGAGGAGTGGTAAGTGCCCCTCCTTCCCTGCCACCTTTCCCTGGCatgtttcccctggccctgccAGTGGGGCTGCAGCCCTCTCCTACTCCCATTCCCCAACCTGGAatttcctgggggtgggggtgggaagtaTAACAGCATTGGCTGATGGGGTCTCCTCCTTACTTTGACTGCCAAGGccccctcccatgctcccccaatCTCCCTTCTCCACTGTCCTCACCTGGGACACCTCCAGGCAGCTGGCTAGAGCCACCTGGCTCCTGGGGGCAGCAGATTGCTTCCCACTTTCTGGTATTGGGTCATTGTCGTCCCTGATCACCAGGACCCAACGTGGCTGTGGCATCCTCCCAAAAGCGACGAGTGACTCCAGACAAGAAAAGCAAAGATCTCAGGGTCATTtgacagaaaaagaattttaattttttttccttttgtggatgttttaattttaatcaaccATCTTTTCcccccttcctgctcctcctcctcctcatcctctttctgctcctcctccttgaaAAGAGCCAGAACTGGGAACTACACCCGCTCATCGACGGAGCTCGGAGCaaacccacctccacccccaccatACCCAGCCCATACATGAGCCCCTGGGCTGAGCCGCGCTGCCCCGGCCAGGCAGACAGGCAGGGCACTGCTGTGCACAATGCAGCATTTAGCTGAATGTGATTGCTCAGGCAGTTAGTCAGTCAGGGCCCCCACCGCGGAGTCCCGCGGGGGTGGGGCATCTGGGCCGGGCGCCCCAGCCAGGAGCCAGCCGGTGGCCCACCAGCCAGCATGGGCCCTGGGCGCCACTAGTTAAATCTTGAGCTCTGTTTGACCAAGCAGCCAAGGTAAAGATCCTGGAGATGACGCCTGCggctttcctttcctctctgctcaactgtAGTTCTGTTCTGTCCTCACCGTCCCTTCTTCCTGACTACCCTGTGTGTCTTGTCTTGATCTCACACAcctctcattctttctctgtcCCTGTTCTTGCTTTCTGCCTAACACTTCCTTCTTCTggttttttcattttgtctaaTGCTTGGttttttccttggttttcaaTTTCTGGGCCtttctcactcttcttccttcctttctcctttttctcatattcctaatttcttctgttttttcctcCCCAAGGTCctattgaaatgttttattttcatgccCCACCCTAACCCTCCAGCACTCCTTTTTCTATCCCGGGGGCAGTTCCTGAGGCTGTGTGGGCACTTGGTTCTCCCTTTGgtcttttcctgtcccttcacCATCTTGCTTATCTTCCCAAGGGGGGAGAAAATGGCCTGCCTTTTGGCTTTTGCTATCCAGTGCACTTCAGGTTTCCTTCTGTCTTCCACCAAGGGGTGGAGGGAGTTGGTGGGCACCTTTCTCATAATGACTGTAGTCTGGGGTCAGCAACAAGAGGGAGGTTCTTTGGGGCCTACAGTTACTGTAGCCCTCCTCTCTGGAGCTTGGGAAACTACTCCTGTTTAAGTTAGTGTTTCCCAAAGACTTGAAGCTGTAAATCTGCCTCTCCAACCCTGGCCTCCCCCTGTAGTTGTTGGTCTTTGCAAATCCAGAGCTCTTAGTTCCTGGTTGTTCCCCAGGTGTTTGCAGAGCACAACCTCTGGTTCCTTTTGGGATGTTGGGTGGTCCTAGTGCACCTCTCTCCCATAATCTCTCTGTTTTTATGACCTTTTATGGGTGTGAGGATGGGGGCTATGCCCTGACTTTCCTGGGCCCCGCCCCACAGATTGGCCCTGGCGTCTGGTGACTATTTTGTCTTTTCCCTCCCCGCTTTCTTCTTAGGTTTCGGTCTAAGTACCACCCAGATGAGGTGGGGAAGCGTAGGCAGGAGGCCCGGGGGGCCCTGCAAAACCGACTGAGGGTATTCCTGTCGCTTATGGAGAGTGGCTGGTTTGATAATCTCCTCCTGGACATAGACCGAGCTGACGCCATTGTCAAGATGTTGGATGCTGGTGTGTGGACTTGGCTCATAGGGTGGAGGCTGTTTGGTTGGGATCTGGGTTAGGAAACAGAAGGAGATTGATAGCAGCCAGGGCCCTTGGATTGTGACTTCTGCCCTTGTTGGTAGCTGTGATTAAGATGGAAGGGGGCACAGAGAATGATCTACGCAtcctggagcaggaggaggaggaggagcaggcaggAAAGCCTGGGGAGCCCAACAAGAAAGAGGAAGGCCGGGCTGGACCAGGCCTGGGGGATGGAGAGCGCAAGGCCAGTGATAAGGATGACAAGAAAGAAGAGGGCAAACAGGTTAGTGTGCGGCCTCCAGAGGAGCTGGCAGTAGGGCTGTGCATTGGCTGTGGTGGAAGGGGGGACCTCTGGGCTTGGCTGTGGAGGGTGAGAAGGGCTCTGAAGCAGGTGAATGGGAGATAGGACTCTCCAGGAATCTCTACCTGTAGGCTGAAAACGATAGTTCCAATGACGATAAAACTAAGAAGTCCGAGGGTGATGGGgacaaggaagagaagaaggaagactCAGAGAAGGAAGCCAAAAAGGTGGGGTGTCTTTCATGGGGGCAGCTGGTGAGGGCTGTGGTCAGGGCTGTCTTGACTTGACCCTGTTGCCGTGGCTCCCACAGAGTAGTAAGAAACGAAACAGGAAACACAGCGGTGATGACAGCTTTGACGAAGGCAGTGTGTCGGAGTCGGAGTCGGAGTCTGAGAGTGGCCAtgctgaggaggagaaggaagaggctgGTAGGTCTTTCTGTGTCTAGTCCTCCTCCTGCATGGGCCTCTGTGGGGCAGGGGGCTGATGAAATTGAGGGGAGGTGTTAGGTGGGGACAGTGACTGTGGTTGGGGGTGGTAAAAGCTCTTCTATCTGCTGCATTCTCACCCCCTTGCGTGTAGAAGAAGCactaaaggagaaggagaagcccAAAGAGGAGGACAGGGAGAAGCCCAAGGACGCTGCCGGGCTGGAGTGCAAGCCCCGGCCCCTTCATAAGACCTGTTCCCTCTTCATGCGCAACATCGCGCCCAACATCTCCCGGGCTGAGATCATCTCTGTAAGTGGGGAAGCTGGTGTTAGCGCAGGGCTGGCCCCAGGCTCAGGTCCTCAGGGTAGCGGTGGAAAGAGGAGGTCTGGTGCTGCTGCGGTTGCCTTTGATAAGGGAGGCCCCTGCCTCTTGCGCTGTGGCACTCAGGTGGTGGTGTTCTTGAACTCTTGGCTGGTTTTTCCTTGCCTGAGGATGGGAGGGGTTAAAAGGCACTTCCCCAGGGTTCTGGTGGGGATTGGTGGAAGAGGTGAGTTCTGAATCATGAAATGGGGTTTCTGTTACTTTGCTTCCTGCAGCTTTGTAAACGGTACCCAGGCTTTATGCGTGTAGCACTGTCGGAGCCTCAACCCGAGAGGAGGTGAGGAACTGGACCCCTTGGAGAGAAGATGCAGGGGCGAGGTTAATGGCTAGCACCTCTCCATTCCATGACCGTGCTGATGTTCGTTCCTGTGTAGGTTTTTCCGTCGTGGCTGGGTGACCTTTGACCGCAGCGTTAATATTAAAGAGATCTGTTGGAACCTGCAGAATATCCGAGTGAGTTCTAGGAGTGGGGCTTGTTGGAGGAAGGGACTGTGGCTCTCTATGCCCACGTGACCTGACTCCCTTGTGTGTTCAGTCTGCTTGTTTTACTTACTTCTGTTCCTGGATGAGCTCTGAGGACAAGACAGACACTTTTTGGTCCCTGTCCTCAGGGAGCTCACAGTCTAATCACTGATATTCGCAATGGGGGTCAGTCTCTGAGTTGCTGCTTCTGGGACAGTAGGCCAGCTTTCTGACTTTGTGTTCTTTCTAGCTCCGGGAATGTGAACTGAGCCCCGGTGTGAACAGAGACCTGACTCGTCGTGTCCGCAACATCAACGGCATTACACAGCACAAACAGATAGTGCGCAATGACATCAAGCTGGCAGCCAAGCTGATCCATACACTGGATGACAGGACTCAGCTCTGGGCCTCTGAGCCTGGGACACCTCCTCTGCCAACAGTCAGTGACTTCCCAAGAAGCTGTTTCCAAAGCAGCTGATACCATCTCATTCTCCTGATACTTGATCTCCCCTAATCTGTAGCAGTGATCCCTTGGGTCCACCCACATCCTCACTTAATTGCCCCTTTCTGCCCCTGGGAAACATGTCCAACTTCCAGCAGGACAGACTGATGGCGTTGTTTGTGGGCTAGGGCAGGAcaagtataaaaataagaaaagtgttAGGAGGTGGAGGTCAGAATTTATCCAGGGAGCCCTGAACTCCTTTCCCTTCCACGGTGCCTTCCATTGCTGGCAGTCCCTGGGCTCCCTGCGCTAAGGTTTGCTCTTTACTTCTCCGGCTCCCTCTCGACCAGAGTCTGCCTTCGCAAAACCCAATATTGAAGAATATCACTGACTACCTGATTGAGGAAGTGAGTGCTGAGGAAGAGGAGCTGCTGGGGAGCAGTGGAGGGGCCCCCCCAGAGGAGCCGCCTAAGGAAGGGAACCCAGCAGAGATCAACGTGGAACGGGATGAGAAACTGATCAAGGTGCCAGCTATAACTGTGGGGTATGCAGGGTGGCTCAGCAGTGAAGGGGTGGAAGTGGTGAGCAGTGGCTTCCTTTTGCCCATAGGTGTTGGACAAGCTTCTTCTCTATTTGCGCATCGTACATTCCTTGGATTATTACAACACCTGCGAGTACCCCAATGAGGACGAGATGCCCAATCGTTGTGGCATCATCCACGTTCGGGGGCCCATGCCTCCCAATCGAATCAGTCATGGAGAAGGTACGCTCCAGTGCCCTTCCGTTTCCCATTTTCTCCCCAGTGGCCTCTGCTCCCCTCCTTTCCTGTCCCTTGCTTCTAGCT is a window encoding:
- the Srrt gene encoding serrate RNA effector molecule homolog isoform X2, whose translation is MGDSDDEYDRRRRDKFRRERSDYDRSRERDERRRGDDWNDREWDRGRERRSRGEYRDYDRNRRERFSPPRHELSPPQKRLRRDWDEHSSDPYHSGYDMPYAGGGGGPTYGPPQPWGHPDVHIMQHHVLPIQARLGSIAEIDLGVPPPVMKTFKEFLLSLDDSVDETEAVKRYNDYKLDFRRQQMQDFFLAHKDEEWFRSKYHPDEVGKRRQEARGALQNRLRVFLSLMESGWFDNLLLDIDRADAIVKMLDAAVIKMEGGTENDLRILEQEEEEEQAGKPGEPNKKEEGRAGPGLGDGERKASDKDDKKEEGKQAENDSSNDDKTKKSEGDGDKEEKKEDSEKEAKKSSKKRNRKHSGDDSFDEGSVSESESESESGHAEEEKEEAEEALKEKEKPKEEDREKPKDAAGLECKPRPLHKTCSLFMRNIAPNISRAEIISLCKRYPGFMRVALSEPQPERRFFRRGWVTFDRSVNIKEICWNLQNIRLRECELSPGVNRDLTRRVRNINGITQHKQIVRNDIKLAAKLIHTLDDRTQLWASEPGTPPLPTSLPSQNPILKNITDYLIEEVSAEEEELLGSSGGAPPEEPPKEGNPAEINVERDEKLIKVLDKLLLYLRIVHSLDYYNTCEYPNEDEMPNRCGIIHVRGPMPPNRISHGEVLEWQKTFEEKLTPLLSVRESLSEEEAQKMGRKDPEQEVEKFVTSNTQELGKDKWLCPLSGKKFKGPEFVRKHIFNKHAEKIEEVKKEVAFFNNFLTDAKRPALPEIKPAQPPGPAQSLTPGLPYPHQTPQGLMPYGQPRPPILGYGAGAVRPAVPTGGPPYPHAPYGAGRGNYDAFRGQGGYPGKPRNRMVRGDPRAIVEYRDLDAPDDVDFF
- the Srrt gene encoding serrate RNA effector molecule homolog isoform X4, whose product is MGDSDDEYDRRRRDKFRRERSDYDRSRERDERRRGDDWNDREWDRGRERRSRGEYRDYDRNRRERFSPPRHELSPPQKRLRRDWDEHSSDPYHSGYDMPYAGGGGGPTYGPPQPWGHPDVHIMQHHVLPIQARLGSIAEIDLGVPPPVMKTFKEFLLSLDDSVDETEAVKRYNDYKLDFRRQQMQDFFLAHKDEEWFRSKYHPDEVGKRRQEARGALQNRLRVFLSLMESGWFDNLLLDIDRADAIVKMLDAAVIKMEGGTENDLRILEQEEEEEQAGKPGEPNKKEEGRAGPGLGDGERKASDKDDKKEEGKQAENDSSNDDKTKKSEGDGDKEEKKEDSEKEAKKSSKKRNRKHSGDDSFDEGSVSESESESESGHAEEEKEEAEEALKEKEKPKEEDREKPKDAAGLECKPRPLHKTCSLFMRNIAPNISRAEIISLCKRYPGFMRVALSEPQPERRFFRRGWVTFDRSVNIKEICWNLQNIRLRECELSPGVNRDLTRRVRNINGITQHKQIVRNDIKLAAKLIHTLDDRTQLWASEPGTPPLPTSLPSQNPILKNITDYLIEEVSAEEEELLGSSGGAPPEEPPKEGNPAEINVERDEKLIKVLDKLLLYLRIVHSLDYYNTCEYPNEDEMPNRCGIIHVRGPMPPNRISHGEVLEWQKTFEEKLTPLLSVRESLSEEEAQKMGRKDPEQEVEKFVTSNTQELGKDKWLCPLSGKKFKGPEFVRKHIFNKHAEKIEEVKKEVAFFNNFLTDAKRPALPEIKPAQPPGPAQSLTPGLPYPHQTPQGLMPYGQPRPPILGYGVPTGGPPYPHAPYGAGRGNYDAFRGQGGYPGKPRNRMVRGDPRAIVEYRDLDAPDDVDFF
- the Srrt gene encoding serrate RNA effector molecule homolog isoform X3, translating into MGDSDDEYDRRRRDKFRRERSDYDRSRERDERRRGDDWNDREWDRGRERRSRGEYRDYDRNRRERFSPPRHELSPPQKRLRRDWDEHSSDPYHSGYDMPYAGGGGGPTYGPPQPWGHPDVHIMQHHVLPIQARLGSIAEIDLGVPPPVMKTFKEFLLSLDDSVDETEAVKRYNDYKLDFRRQQMQDFFLAHKDEEWFRSKYHPDEVGKRRQEARGALQNRLRVFLSLMESGWFDNLLLDIDRADAIVKMLDAAVIKMEGGTENDLRILEQEEEEEQAGKPGEPNKKEEGRAGPGLGDGERKASDKDDKKEEGKQAENDSSNDDKTKKSEGDGDKEEKKEDSEKEAKKSSKKRNRKHSGDDSFDEGSVSESESESESGHAEEEKEEAEEALKEKEKPKEEDREKPKDAAGLECKPRPLHKTCSLFMRNIAPNISRAEIISLCKRYPGFMRVALSEPQPERRFFRRGWVTFDRSVNIKEICWNLQNIRLRECELSPGVNRDLTRRVRNINGITQHKQIVRNDIKLAAKLIHTLDDRTQLWASEPGTPPLPTSLPSQNPILKNITDYLIEEVSAEEEELLGSSGGAPPEEPPKEGNPAEINVERDEKLIKVLDKLLLYLRIVHSLDYYNTCEYPNEDEMPNRCGIIHVRGPMPPNRISHGEVLEWQKTFEEKLTPLLSVRESLSEEEAQKMGRKDPEQEVEKFVTSNTQELGKDKWLCPLSGKKFKGPEFVRKHIFNKHAEKIEEVKKEVAFFNNFLTDAKRPALPEIKPAQPPGPAQILPPGLTPGLPYPHQTPQGLMPYGQPRPPILGYGVPTGGPPYPHAPYGAGRGNYDAFRGQGGYPGKPRNRMVRGDPRAIVEYRDLDAPDDVDFF
- the Srrt gene encoding serrate RNA effector molecule homolog isoform X1, with the translated sequence MGDSDDEYDRRRRDKFRRERSDYDRSRERDERRRGDDWNDREWDRGRERRSRGEYRDYDRNRRERFSPPRHELSPPQKRLRRDWDEHSSDPYHSGYDMPYAGGGGGPTYGPPQPWGHPDVHIMQHHVLPIQARLGSIAEIDLGVPPPVMKTFKEFLLSLDDSVDETEAVKRYNDYKLDFRRQQMQDFFLAHKDEEWFRSKYHPDEVGKRRQEARGALQNRLRVFLSLMESGWFDNLLLDIDRADAIVKMLDAAVIKMEGGTENDLRILEQEEEEEQAGKPGEPNKKEEGRAGPGLGDGERKASDKDDKKEEGKQAENDSSNDDKTKKSEGDGDKEEKKEDSEKEAKKSSKKRNRKHSGDDSFDEGSVSESESESESGHAEEEKEEAEEALKEKEKPKEEDREKPKDAAGLECKPRPLHKTCSLFMRNIAPNISRAEIISLCKRYPGFMRVALSEPQPERRFFRRGWVTFDRSVNIKEICWNLQNIRLRECELSPGVNRDLTRRVRNINGITQHKQIVRNDIKLAAKLIHTLDDRTQLWASEPGTPPLPTSLPSQNPILKNITDYLIEEVSAEEEELLGSSGGAPPEEPPKEGNPAEINVERDEKLIKVLDKLLLYLRIVHSLDYYNTCEYPNEDEMPNRCGIIHVRGPMPPNRISHGEVLEWQKTFEEKLTPLLSVRESLSEEEAQKMGRKDPEQEVEKFVTSNTQELGKDKWLCPLSGKKFKGPEFVRKHIFNKHAEKIEEVKKEVAFFNNFLTDAKRPALPEIKPAQPPGPAQILPPGLTPGLPYPHQTPQGLMPYGQPRPPILGYGAGAVRPAVPTGGPPYPHAPYGAGRGNYDAFRGQGGYPGKPRNRMVRGDPRAIVEYRDLDAPDDVDFF
- the Srrt gene encoding serrate RNA effector molecule homolog isoform X5, giving the protein MGDSDDEYDRRRRDKFRRERSDYDRSRERDERRRGDDWNDREWDRGRERRSRGEYRDYDRNRRERFSPPRHELSPPQKRLRRDWDEHSSDPYHSGYDMPYAGGGGGPTYGPPQPWGHPDVHIMQHHVLPIQARLGSIAEIDLGVPPPVMKTFKEFLLSLDDSVDETEAVKRYNDYKLDFRRQQMQDFFLAHKDEEWFRSKYHPDEVGKRRQEARGALQNRLRVFLSLMESGWFDNLLLDIDRADAIVKMLDAAVIKMEGGTENDLRILEQEEEEEQAGKPGEPNKKEEGRAGPGLGDGERKASDKDDKKEEGKQAENDSSNDDKTKKSEGDGDKEEKKEDSEKEAKKSSKKRNRKHSGDDSFDEGSVSESESESESGHAEEEKEEAEEALKEKEKPKEEDREKPKDAAGLECKPRPLHKTCSLFMRNIAPNISRAEIISLCKRYPGFMRVALSEPQPERRFFRRGWVTFDRSVNIKEICWNLQNIRLRECELSPGVNRDLTRRVRNINGITQHKQIVRNDIKLAAKLIHTLDDRTQLWASEPGTPPLPTSLPSQNPILKNITDYLIEEVSAEEEELLGSSGGAPPEEPPKEGNPAEINVERDEKLIKVLDKLLLYLRIVHSLDYYNTCEYPNEDEMPNRCGIIHVRGPMPPNRISHGEVLEWQKTFEEKLTPLLSVRESLSEEEAQKMGRKDPEQEVEKFVTSNTQELGP